A genomic segment from Nodularia sphaerocarpa UHCC 0038 encodes:
- a CDS encoding STAS domain-containing protein — protein MNQQVKVVKLSGIVNTTSSQEREEHINQLIESGAKIVLVDCQDVSFMDSSGLGALVLAFKSLRAAGTRLVLCSIHEQVRILFDITGMDKVFEIFLNQDEFNQAVLSPK, from the coding sequence ATGAATCAACAAGTCAAAGTCGTAAAACTGAGTGGAATTGTCAATACTACAAGCTCACAAGAACGGGAGGAACATATTAATCAACTTATAGAAAGTGGTGCAAAAATCGTTTTAGTTGATTGTCAAGATGTGTCCTTTATGGATAGTTCTGGCTTGGGAGCTTTGGTATTAGCTTTCAAAAGTTTACGAGCCGCAGGTACGAGACTCGTTCTCTGTTCTATTCATGAACAAGTCAGAATATTATTTGATATAACAGGTATGGATAAGGTATTTGAAATATTTTTAAATCAAGATGAGTTTAATCAGGCTGTATTATCTCCGAAATAA